CGCGGCAGACGCCCTGATCGTCCATGATCAGGTCGATGGCGAAGAATTCGATGAAGAACTCGGCCGCGTGGCGCAGCGACTGGCCATACATCGTGTGCAGCATGGCGTGGCCGGTGCGGTCGGCGGCGGCGCAGGTGCGCTGTGCCTGGCTCTTGCCGAAGTCGATGGTCATACCGCCGAACGGACGCTGGTAGATCCGGCCGTCCTCGGTGCGCGAGAACGGAACGCCCCAATGTTCGAGCTCATAGACCGCGTCGGGCGCGTTGCGCACCATGTACTCGATCGCATCCTGGTCACCGAGCCAGTCCGATCCCTTCACGGTGTCGTACATGTGCCAGCGCCAGTCGTCCTGATGCATGTTGCCGAGCGAGGCCGAGATGCCGCCCTGAGCCGCAACGGTGTGCGAGCGGGTCGGGAACACCTTGGTGATGCAGGCCGTGCGCAGGCCCGCTTCCGAGCAGCCGACCACGGCGCGCAGGCCGGCGCCGCCGGCGCCGACCACGACGACGTCGTAGGTGTGGTCCTGAATCGGGTAAGCCTTGCCGTTCGTGGCCGGGCCACCGTTGGTGGCCTTGCCGTTTCCTTCACCGGCCATGGGTTACACTCCCGACGACAATTTGAGGATTGCGTAGATCGAGGCCATCGCGACCACGAAGCAGAAGAAGTTGTTCGCCATCACGCTCGCGATCTTCAGCTTCTCGTTATGCACGTAGTCTTCGATCACGACCTGCATGCCGATCTTCATGTGCCAGGTGCTGGCGATGATGAAGAGCAGCAGGATGACTGCGATGGGCAGCGAGCCGAGGATTTGCGCCGCGCCGGCCTGGTTGCGGCCGAGCAGCATGATCACCACGACGATCACGGGGATGATCAGCAACGTCATGGCGACTGCCGTGAGGCGCTGACGCCAGAAGTCGCCCGTGCCGCTGTGCGAGGCGCCAAGGTTGCGGACGCGCGCCAGCGGCGTGCGCATCGAAGACGGGCCGCTCATCGTCCACCTCCGACAGCGTAGGCAATGATCCAGATGAGGACGGTGAGCGAGACGCCGCCGACCAGGGCGCCCCAGGTCAGCGCCTCGCGCTCATTGGCCTTGAACCCGTAGCCGAGATCCCAGACGAAATGCCGGATGCCGCTCAGCAGGTGGTGCATCAGCGCCCAAGTGTAGCCGAACACGATCAGCTTGCCGATGACGCTGCCGGTGAAGGCCTGGACGTTGGCGTAGGCGGTGGGACCGGAAGCCGCCGCAATCAGCCACCAGGCGAGCAGCAGCGTGCCGAAATAGAGCGCAATACCCGTGGCGCGGTGGACGATGGATAGCGCCATCGTCAGGCTCCAGCGATAGGTTTGTATATGGGGCGAAAGGGGTCGTTCGATCCTGGCGGTCATCGGCGGGCTTTATGTTGTGTGGGACCGCGGCCGGCCCATCGGGGAACGCGGTAGATAAATTCTATTTACGGAGTCGGACAGGTCCGTGCAACGCCCAAATAGCCTTCGGTCGAACCGAAGTTCATTGTTAGCGCAGCCGAAATCTGATTGATCCGCAGTCTGGTATACCAGTCCCTGTGTCAGGTGAACCAACAAATGAATCTAAATGTCTAAGCGCGAACCGGCGTGGATGCCCGGTTCCGAAGGCGTCGCCGCTCCGCCATCACTCGACCAGATAATCGACGAAAGCCCTGATCTTAG
The DNA window shown above is from Bradyrhizobium sp. ISRA464 and carries:
- the sdhD gene encoding succinate dehydrogenase, hydrophobic membrane anchor protein, producing the protein MRTPLARVRNLGASHSGTGDFWRQRLTAVAMTLLIIPVIVVVIMLLGRNQAGAAQILGSLPIAVILLLFIIASTWHMKIGMQVVIEDYVHNEKLKIASVMANNFFCFVVAMASIYAILKLSSGV
- the sdhC gene encoding succinate dehydrogenase, cytochrome b556 subunit, whose protein sequence is MTARIERPLSPHIQTYRWSLTMALSIVHRATGIALYFGTLLLAWWLIAAASGPTAYANVQAFTGSVIGKLIVFGYTWALMHHLLSGIRHFVWDLGYGFKANEREALTWGALVGGVSLTVLIWIIAYAVGGGR